The Leucoraja erinacea ecotype New England chromosome 12, Leri_hhj_1, whole genome shotgun sequence genome segment ataccccctgatccccttagccacaagggccacatctaactccctcttaaatatagccaatgaactggcctcaactaccctctgtggcagagagttccagagattcaccactctctgtgtgaaaaaagttcttctcatctcggttttaaaggatttcccccttatccttaagctgtgaccccttgccctggacttccctaacatcgggaacaatcttcctgcatctagcctgtccaaccccttaaaaattttgtacgtttctataagatcccctctcaatctcctaaattctagagaatataaaccaagtctatccagtctttcttcataagacagtcctgacatcccaggaatcagtctggtgaaccgtctctgcactccctctatggcaataatgtccttcctcagatttggagaacaaattGAAATGTTATAGCGAGCCACGCGTTGTGAATCTAAAGAGATCTCTATTAAGTAAGTAGTGAGAGAACAGCACTCACAGGACTGGAGAGGGTTCTCCCTGAGTTCTGACAATATCGCACGGCACACCTCTCGACCAAGCGACGACTTCCTCCTGCCAAACGCTGTCCCGTGACCCTGCCAGGCCGAGTGCTGAGGGTTCGCTCAGTAAGTGGcccaaccaccaggtggcgccacaatgTTAGTGTTCCAAGTAAAGGGTGAGTTATTGAAACTAGTTCCCACCAGGAGACCATCCAATGCGGATCCTCTGAGCATGACTTTGGTACAGATTTTACATTCTCAGCTGACAAGAGTAAACCGAAACTTGATTAACGGTAAAACAAGGTCTTGATTGGAGGTTGAGTGGGGACCCCCAGTGTGGAGGTTACAGAAAAACTTAATTAGTTAGCAAACCAGCCCTTGAGTACAAAATAAAACGCGTATCCACAAGTCAAACTTAGTTGAGAGAAGTTCCAATTTTCCGTTACAATGATGGGTGCACGCTGTAACATAATCAATGAAGTTCCTCAGACTTGGGTGTCGACACCACTGCATTCAATGCCTCTATTTATAGGCTTGGGCTGTGGTTCCCTTCttcctttgtgtccatcttgctaCAGATGtcggcctcgctgtcatcgttcGTCATGAAAAGGACACAGACatccagcgacaatcagtgggagccatcacttgtcgcagtagatgatggtggtagcagaatttgctcaggatacttccagtgtccagccccgcgatgttccctGACACCACACAAGTCCGATCCACATCCACATTTAGCAAGTCTCAAGAAggccctcaacccgaaacgtcacagatTATTTCaccgcagagatgctgcttgtcccgctgagttactccagcaatttgtgtcaaccATCCCTATTCACCAGTTATTATACCTCACTATTCTCTCCCCAGCAAcaatctccatctctcccccgctTTGCAATGACATTTCTCTCCTTCACCCCCATCAATAAATCCTGCTGCTCATCACACCCTCTGACCCAGTTCGGAGTTCTCCAGGACCGCCTGAAGCGGGATTTTTTAAATTGGcaggggcgcagtggtagagttgctgccttccagcgccggagacccaggttcgatcctgactacgggtgcttgtctgtacggagtttgtgcgttctccccgtgacctgcgtgagttttcaccgagatcttcggtttcctcccacactccaaagacgtgcaggtttgtaggttcattgccttGGTAtagatgtgtaaattgtcccaagtgtgtgttggacagtgttaagggcctgtcccatagggcgattttttaggcgactgccggcgactacgacaatggaattcaccgaagtcagcaccggcgacaacctacgtcatcctggcgacaacctacgataacCTACAACTGcatctacgtcaggagaagacaagctacgacaagcacaTGGACGACGGAcgactgtcgccgaaaggttttgaacatttcaaaatccagcggcgtccagaaaaacgttacgactctttgggcgactgaggacacaactcacggccatacaggcaacaccccagcgaccatgtggcaacagtctAGTCGCCgttagttgcctaaaaagtcgcctaagtgggacaggccctttagtgtcaagtcaagtcaagtttatttgtcacatacacatacgagatgtgcagtgaaatgaaagtggcaatgctcgcggacttttgtgcaaaagacaaacaacgaaacaaccaaacaaattatcaacacaatcataacacacatattcttttacataataaataatggaaggaaaaacattctgtagagttagtccctggtgagataggcgtttacagtccgaattgcctctgggaagaaactccttctctatctctccgttctcaccgcatggcaacggaggcgtttgcctgaccgtagcagctggaaaagtccgttgcaggggtggaaggggtctcccatgattttatttgctctggagttgcacctcctgttgtatagttcctgcaggggggcgagtgaagttcccatagtgcgttcggccgaacgcactactctctgcagagccttcttgtccttggcagagcaattcccaaaccagatggtaatatttccggacaagatgctttccaccgccgctgcgtagaagcgtgtgcggggatcgctggccggcatggtcttggtgggctgaagggcctgattccgcgctgtacctgtaaactaaactaaattaaacagagcTGTCACTGCTCATTGACATGCTATGTGCATCTTCTCCTTTCAGAGCAGCTTCAAGGTTagcctctaactctctctcggaGTCTAGCTGCTTTTATCCCTTCCCCCTTCACGTCCGCTCTCTGCTATAACTTATGGATGAATCAGCCTCACATATCGATAAGGTAATACAGGAGGCTTCCATTACTGGTCTCATAATCCATACACCACTAGGATTTCATTGACTAGGCACTATGAAGGTATATGCTGATATATACATATTGCCCAGACAATGAAATATTAGAATCACCCGTGTGACTTGGGAATTGTCAGATTTATGCTCTGCTTTGGTGGTAATACAATCATGAAAAGAATTACAATGCATATTCCGCAAATAACAATGATAAGAATTACTTCCTCCTGGTTCAGTCGCTATCAGTGGAAGCCATCCATCTTATGACCTTCCCTCAATGCAGACTCTGCTGTCTGTGCCTGGAGGGAGGGGTAACATGCCTTGGGGAGTGTGGTTGCTGTTTGCAGGCTCAGCCATGAGTAATTTCGAGtcgacacctttcttcagactctcgacccgaaacgtcacccattccttctctccagagatgctgcctgtcccgctgagttactccagctttcagtggtctatcttcgctttaaaccagcatctgcagttcctttcatacACACAGTGATGAGTAATGTTCCTTTGTTCTTTATTAATGCTTTATTAAAGGCCAGAGCCTGTCCTGATAATGTGCTCATGTTGATTATGCCATTGAAAAATCAATAATGTTgtttttttggttaaaaaaaacggTGTTGCAGACAGCAGCTGCCTGACATTTGTCACAGCATGTGGACAAGTTGTTTCAACTCTCCATTGAAGGGTGttggaaatatttatttaaagagTGTCAAACCATTGGGCTGAAGCTGGCAGTTTCATCAGATATCATCCCATTCTTTCTTATAACATCCCTTTCATTTCTCTAGGTTCCCTGTCCACTGTCTCTcggtgtgaagaaggatctcgaaccaaaacatccaACATTCCTTCTGTcccgagacgctgcctgtcccgctgagttactccagcattttacctccatctccggtgtaaaccagcatctgcagttccttcctccttctttagtttagtttagtttaattcagagatacagcgtggaaacagacacttcggccaaacgagtccgtgctgaccagcgatcccctgcacactaacattatcctacacacgttagggacaatttacaattacaccaagccaattaacaaacctgcacgtctttggagtgtgggaggaaaccggagcacgcgtgtcacggggagaacgtacagacaacgcccgtaaTCTgattcaaatccaggtctctggcgctgtgaggcagcaactctaccggtgcgccaccTATTTCCTATTTACTTAGtacacggtacatgtgacaatattaaacctaaacctaaacctaaatcaatTAAATAAGAAatagatggcgcagcggtagagttgctgcctcacagcgccagagacccgggttccattctatctacgggcgctgtctgtacggctctctccctgtgagctgcgtgagttttctctgggggctccggtttcctcccacactccaaagacatgccggtttgtaggttaattttacaCGAGCAGCTAAAGTCAAAAGTATATGTAAAGAGTGCTTGAAGTTTTCTATATCAAAGAATTCATCTTTCTTTGCAACAGAGACATATTTTTCATGGAAGTATGTTTCaagataaaataaatgaaacaaattCAAATATGTACCGTAGAAGCTACCCCAAGGTTAGGATAATGTAAACTTCAAGGCTCTCTGTCAGTTTAATTCCAAAATTCCTTTACACCACAGCAGGTTTTGCAGGTTGATGTTGCTGACCCAGTGGAAACATACTAACCAGCACAGATTTTTCCAACCAAAGTCATAGGACTTTAATGTTCTGATATTTGATCCATAAAATTATTAGTAATTCCATTTATGGTGATGCATGGGTTGTGATAGATACATCAGACAATCCCTTTCTTCATACGGAACTAACACAACGTTCCCGACACTTAAGATGCAATGTAAACACCTTGCGCAATATTGCAATATGTAAAATTTGAAAAACATGTCGCTGCGTAAATAAGAACGGTTTAATTTCCTTAAAAAGTTGAAAGCAGGAAATTTGATCAATTTCTCCCCTGGgattaaataaagttctatcgtatcacatcgtattgtattgtatcatatcgtatcggaCCAATAGAGTGAGGCTAGTGTATTAGACAAAGAGAAGCATGAGAGAcggcacatgctggaatcttgtgcaaaatctTCGACGGCATCGTGACGCAGCGGAGGATGAGTTTGAAAAGAAGTACAATGCTGTAAAGGTTCCAGAACCCATTGACACACAAAGGGAGAAAATTAATGCTCAGGAGCAAGAGGCCAATAAGAGTGCTCAAAGTTATTGCCAGGCTTCAAAGGAGAGGATTTCCAAATACGAGAAAGAGCTTGTGAAATTCAAAAGCATGGTTCCTTTTGAACAGATGACTATCGACGATCTGAACGAAACTTTCCCTGAATCCAAGCTGGACATGGTGAAGTATCCCTATTGGCCCCACAAGCCCATCAGTGACCTGTAATTGTCCCTGTGATATCTGCAGATGTAATTCTATTATAAAATAAAGCAATGTTcaatgttgaaaaaaaaaaaaaacatttaaaaaaatcgtgACGCAGCGGGagcattgctgccttgcagcgccagagacccgggttcggtctgtACCTTTGCACCTATGACAGCGTGGGAaacagtgctccggtttcgtcccacactccaaagtcgtgcaggattGTAAATTagtcacaaaaggctggagtaactcagcgggtcaggcagcgtctgacctgtagagttactccagcatttcgtgtctatctttggtgaaaaccaacaactgcagttccttcttacacaggtttgtaggttaattggtttcattaaaaattgtaaattgtcgttagcgtgtaggataatgttagtgtacggggagatcgctggtgggtgcggactcggtgggccgaaaggcctgtttccacactgtttctctaaagtctgaagtatgCAAGTGGTGTGATTTGCGGGCGTGTCTCCCTGTTGACATTTGCATTGAGTTAGTGTGcaaagaaagtttagtttagtttagtacagtgatacagcccggaaacaggctcatcaacccactgaatccgtgccgaccagcgatcaccccgtacactagcactatcctacacaccagggattaTTTACATTGTGCCACCCTAGGGAGGAGGCAGAAACATTCTCAGCATGATCACATCTGATCTGGGGAAGAGTTGTGGAAGAAAAAACGGTCTAGTATGTAGGCAAATTggtttggcaaatgtaaaaattgtccctggtgtgtgtaggatagtctaaagggcctgtcccacttaggcgacttttcagcgg includes the following:
- the LOC129701929 gene encoding ATP synthase subunit d, mitochondrial-like, which translates into the protein MRDGTCWNLVQNLRRHRDAAEDEFEKKYNAVKVPEPIDTQREKINAQEQEANKSAQSYCQASKERISKYEKELVKFKSMVPFEQMTIDDLNETFPESKLDMVKYPYWPHKPISDL